Below is a window of Candidatus Omnitrophota bacterium DNA.
GCGGCTATCGTATTGATAAGGTTCGAATTCGGCAGTCTCACCGCGGGCAACAGCCCGTCGGCTACGATATATTTAAAGGATATATACGCAACGAAAATAAAAAAATGAGGTGATTATGAAAAGAGAAGGAGTCTTCAGTTTTCATATCCTGCAGGACAGGGAACGGAAGAACCTCGCTATACTGGAGTTGATTAGGAAGAAAGGGCCGATCTCCAGGGCGGACATCTCAAGGGTGCTCGGATTTAACATAGTTACCGTCACGAACTATACGGACTATTACATAGACAAAAGGATAATCCTTGAGGTGGGGCTTGATGTGTCGAGCGGAGGAAGGCGTCCGGAGCTCCTGGAATTGAATTCGCGAAGCGCTTACATCATAGGTGTGGACCTGGGCCCTAATAATATCATCGCGATAGTGACGGACCTGAAGGTCAAGACCATCGCCAAATCGGTAATGCCCAGGCCCGCGTACAGGATGGAGGATCTTGCCTCAGAGGTCATAAAAGTCATAGACGACGTCATCAAGAAGAGCAAGATCGAAGTCTCGAACATAAAGAATATAGGCATCGGGGTGTCCGGGATCGTGGATTATCCTTCGAGCACGATCCACGATACGGATCCGACGAGGGGCCGGACCAAGGTAAGCTTCTTAAGCTTCGAGAACGTCATAGGGCAGAAGTTCGACATCCCGGTATACATAGGCAATGACGCGTCATGCGCCGCGTTCGGGGAGAAAGTGCTCAATCCTTCCGCCGACGTGGATAACCTGATATACCTCTATTCGGATGTCGGCTGCGGATTGGTGATGCAGGGCGACGTCTATATAGGTTCGAGCGGATGCGCGGGAGAGACGCAGCTGGCCCTGGAAGGCCTCCAGACCGAAGAGAAGAATTATATGAAGGAATTCACCTATCTCAGGCCGTGGGGCGTGGACCTTGCCATAACCCATGAAGCTAAGAAAGCCGTAGAGAAAGGCATGGCTACGGAGATGCTGAGCCTGGCGAAGGGGGACCCTAAAGCCATAACCAGGGATACGGTCATAGACGCCGCCAAAAAGGGCGACAAGCTGGCCACAGAGATAATCGGCAACGCGGGGAAAAATCTTGGCGTAAGGGTCGCTTTTATGGTAAATGTACTTAACCCGGATATAGTGATAGTCGGCGGCGGGGTAGAGAAGGCCGGCGATATACTTATGGATCCTGTAAAGGCTACGATGAGGAAGCTCGCGTTCGAGGAGCCGGCCGGCATAGTCAAGGTCGTGCCGAGCCTGCTGGGAGAAGACGCTGTAGTCCTCGGCGCCGCCGCGCTCGCCGCAAGGGAAATATTCATTCAAGCGTAGCAACTTTGTGTAATGTGTGAAGTGTAATGTGTAATGTTGGTGTAAAGCATCTATGTGTAATGGAAAATTCGCTCTGTCTAATCTTTTTACATTAAACCCACTTTACACCTGCCTGCCGGCAGGCAGGCATTACACATATAACATTACACAAAAGGGTTAGGGAGGTAATTATGTGGGGTCTTAAACTGAGGATGTGGTTACTGACCGCGGCGCTCTTCGCGATAATATACGCCGTTGTGTCGATGATAGGTTATTCGCTCGGCGTCAGCAATTTTTATTTCTACCTGATATTTTCATTAGTGTTGATGTTCATCCAGTACATGATCGGGCCCAAGATAGTCGAATGGTCTATGCGTGTCAGGTATCTTAAAGAAGGCGAGGATCCCAGACTTGAGTCTATGGTAAGATCGTTAGCCGACGCGGCCGGGATACCCGCGCCGAGGATAGGCGTCGCGGATATCTCGATACCGAACGCGTTCGCGTTCGGCCGCACGATAAGGGACGGAAGGATATGCGTGACTGAAGGTATCAGGCGGCTTCTGGATGAGAAAGAGTTGAGGGCCGTTATCGGTCACGAGATGAGCCATCTGAAGAACAGGGACGTGCTGACGATAACGCTGCTTTCAGTGATACCCATGATACTTTACCGCATAGCGTGGCAGTTCATGTTCTTCGGCGGCAGGCGCGACAACAGGAACCAGGGAAATACGATGCTGGTAGGCGTAGCCGCTTTTCTTTTCTATTTCCTCACTAACCTCCTCGTCCTGTACGCTTCAAGGATAAGGGAATATTTTGCCGATAAGGGGTCAGTCGATCTGGGCAATGAACCTTCGCAGCTTGCGTCCGCATTATATAAACTGGTATACGGTTCGGCCAGGATGCCCAAAGAATCGATCAAGGACGTTGAAGGCATGAAGGCGTTTTTTGTGAACGATCCTTCCCGGGCTGTCGACGAGATGAAAGAGTTGAGCGAGCTCGACATAGACAAGAGCGGGACGATATCCGCCAGTGAATTGAGTTTGCTGCAGTCGAAAAGCGTCAAATTGGGCTTCGGCGACAAGGTCTTCGAGCTTTTAAGCACACACCCGAATATGCTGAAACGCATAAAGCGTTTGAGCGAGTGGGAGAGGCGGTAGGAACTTGAAATTCAATTTTGAGGCTACAGGTATAGGCAGTGTCCCGTTCAAGGACGCCAAGTCTGCGTGCAGCGTCATATTCAAGCAATTCAAGACGATACCCTTCTGGCCGCAGCTTCCGAAAAGGTCCTTCCTCGAGAACATGTATGTCCAGTATTCCGAAAAGATACCCGGTCTTGTAATGAACGAAGAGAATAAGACCGTCCACATCGATACATCTATGGTAGCCTCGCAGATCGAAGAGGTCTACGGGAAATATCTCGACGGGGAAGTCAAGTTCTTCAAGATCTCCGAAGACCGCGCCGAAGGGTTCTACGAGTTCCTGGAAAGTTTCAAGGGCGCGGCCGGCGACGGCGTATCGCTTATCAAGGGACACATAACGGGCCCTATAAGCTACAGCCTTTTCCTGACCGACCAGAACAAGAAATCGGCCATATACGACAAGGACCTGTTTGAACTCATAACGAAGGTCCTCGCTATGAAGGCGAAATGGCAGATAAGGAAGATGAGGAAGATATTTGCCCGTACCGCTATATTTATCGACGAACCGTACCTGGTATCCATAGGTTCAAGTTTTGTGAACATCAATATGGAAGAGGCCGCTAAAAGGCTGGACGAGGTCGTCGAGGCCATAAAGAAAGAGGGCGCGCTTGTCGGCGTGCATTGCTGCGGGAATACAGACTGGCCCTTTCTTCTCAAAAGAGGTATTGACATATTAAGCTTTGATGCATATAATTTTAGCAAAGAATTTTCTTTATATGCCGCGGATATAAATAATTTCCTGGCTAAGGGCGGCACGATAGCGTGGGGGGTGGTGCCGGCGGCAGACACGGTTGAGAAAGAGACGCCGAAGGCTTTGGCGAGCCGCGTGAAGACCGCGATCGCGGGCCTGGTAGATAAAGGCATCAGCAGGGAGGCCATCTCGTCGCTCGTCACTCCGAGTTGCGGAGTTGGAACCCTGGATGAAAGTACGGCGAAGAAGGTCTTCAAGACAGTTAACGAATTATCCGAAGAATTGAGGAAGATTTAATAATCATGGGGAAGAATTTCATAGCGCTGGAGGACGAATACTCCAGTTTCAAGAAGTCGAAGGCCGTTATACTGCAGGCGCCGTATGACAAGACGGCTACTTACATCAAAGGAACGGTCGACGGGCCTTCAGCCATAATAAACGCCTCAGCGTACCTGGAGCGTTACGACGATGAGCTCAATCAGGAGACATTCAGGGCCGGCATACATACCATGGATCCGCTCGATATAAGAGATCTCGCGCCGGAGGAGATGGTCGAGAAGATGCGCGTGGCCGTCGCAGAGTTGCTCAAGGGCGGTAAATTCCCGATAATGCTGGGCGGGGAACATTCCGTAACGATCGGCGCTGTCAGGGCTTTTAAAGAGACTTATCCCAATCTTTCAGTCCTTCAACTCGACGCTCATTATGATATGAGGAACGAATATATGGGCTCGCCCCTTAACCATGGGTGCGTAGCGCGCAGGATAAGCGAGACATGCCCCATAGTCCAGGTCGGCACGAGGAGCCTGTCTAAAGAGGAGAAGGAGTTCCTTACCGCCCAGACAAACGGTAAAGTTACGACTATAAGCGTATACGATATACTGAACATGCCTATGTGGAAAGACGCTGCCTCGAGCAAATTGACCGAGAATGTATATATAACCATCGATATGGATGTGTTTGACCCGGCTATCGCGCCCGCGGTCGGGACGCCGGAACCGGGCGGGCTCGGCTGGTATGAGATGCTGGACTTGCTTCGCGATGTGTCGCGCGATAAGAAGATTGTCGGGTTCGATGTGGTGGAGCTCTGCCCGATAAAAGGGATGATCTCATCCGACTTTTTGGCCGCGAAGCTGGTCTACAGGCTCTTGGGGTACGTATTCTCGAATAAGAAGTAGTGATATTACACACGAGGAGATAAGATGCTTCTGGTACCGAGGAAGAACCTGCTCGTTCCTAAAAAAGCGTTCTTTACAAAGGGCGTCGGGACGCACAAAGCGGAACTGCGCAGTTTTGAGTTGGCGCTCCGCGACGCCGGAATAGAAAAATGCAACCTCACTCACGTCTCCAGCATACTTCCCCCGGAAGCGAAGATAATATCCCGCAACGAAGGATTAAAAGAGCTCTATGCCGGGATGATAGCTTTTACCGTT
It encodes the following:
- a CDS encoding ROK family protein; translated protein: MKREGVFSFHILQDRERKNLAILELIRKKGPISRADISRVLGFNIVTVTNYTDYYIDKRIILEVGLDVSSGGRRPELLELNSRSAYIIGVDLGPNNIIAIVTDLKVKTIAKSVMPRPAYRMEDLASEVIKVIDDVIKKSKIEVSNIKNIGIGVSGIVDYPSSTIHDTDPTRGRTKVSFLSFENVIGQKFDIPVYIGNDASCAAFGEKVLNPSADVDNLIYLYSDVGCGLVMQGDVYIGSSGCAGETQLALEGLQTEEKNYMKEFTYLRPWGVDLAITHEAKKAVEKGMATEMLSLAKGDPKAITRDTVIDAAKKGDKLATEIIGNAGKNLGVRVAFMVNVLNPDIVIVGGGVEKAGDILMDPVKATMRKLAFEEPAGIVKVVPSLLGEDAVVLGAAALAAREIFIQA
- the speB gene encoding agmatinase; this translates as MGKNFIALEDEYSSFKKSKAVILQAPYDKTATYIKGTVDGPSAIINASAYLERYDDELNQETFRAGIHTMDPLDIRDLAPEEMVEKMRVAVAELLKGGKFPIMLGGEHSVTIGAVRAFKETYPNLSVLQLDAHYDMRNEYMGSPLNHGCVARRISETCPIVQVGTRSLSKEEKEFLTAQTNGKVTTISVYDILNMPMWKDAASSKLTENVYITIDMDVFDPAIAPAVGTPEPGGLGWYEMLDLLRDVSRDKKIVGFDVVELCPIKGMISSDFLAAKLVYRLLGYVFSNKK
- a CDS encoding zinc metalloprotease HtpX, whose protein sequence is MWGLKLRMWLLTAALFAIIYAVVSMIGYSLGVSNFYFYLIFSLVLMFIQYMIGPKIVEWSMRVRYLKEGEDPRLESMVRSLADAAGIPAPRIGVADISIPNAFAFGRTIRDGRICVTEGIRRLLDEKELRAVIGHEMSHLKNRDVLTITLLSVIPMILYRIAWQFMFFGGRRDNRNQGNTMLVGVAAFLFYFLTNLLVLYASRIREYFADKGSVDLGNEPSQLASALYKLVYGSARMPKESIKDVEGMKAFFVNDPSRAVDEMKELSELDIDKSGTISASELSLLQSKSVKLGFGDKVFELLSTHPNMLKRIKRLSEWERR